The Xiphophorus maculatus strain JP 163 A chromosome 21, X_maculatus-5.0-male, whole genome shotgun sequence genome window below encodes:
- the LOC102230289 gene encoding uncharacterized protein LOC102230289, protein MEEAEDGVAVVGIGCNFPGGEGLDNFWKVLVEGRNCSVSIPRERFDVGSWFDPDDTKPGKTRTARAALIDGFNEFDHKFFGISDSEVEQMDPQQKQLLHCVYRALENAGVPMERASGTRTGVFIGIMNRDYEINAAHVHPTVINHWTGTGLAMSIAANRVSYIFNFTGPSLSIDCACSSSLVALHLACQAIKQGDCEMAVCGGVNCIIDPRVFVALSKAKMISPEGTSKPFSSRADGYGRGEGCGVVLLKPLKKALQDHDHIWGIISKTAVNQDGHSVSPITKPSTTQQEELLRRTYSDTDIANVQYIEAHGTGTPVGDPTEAGSISNVIAKARPSGSGTLLIGSVKSNIGHTESAAGVAGLIKVLLMMKHETIVPSVFYSDETSSVDTKALNIKIPTNIEKWESTTARVAGVNNFGFGGTNAHAIVKQHMQTNLKKHSSEKQVKYFVLSANSLKSLTMMIEDTIKQLEDNITIELGSVSYTSACRRSHQKHKYRKAIAVSSVGDLKEKLIASVGKNISMALSNPRLVFVFCGNGVTYHGMCTQLLKNQPVFREKIKEITQIFQRMSSLNILNTLESEFERSDTKNPDVVQPLLFAIQVGIATLLRHWGVKPDAVLGHSVGEVAAAHCSGLLSLEDAVKVIFFRSTLQRKVAGGKMLVVSNMAVSDVALILPKYSGRLAIAAFNSPQSCTLSGEADAIESFLEELSNSSKYQNLFLRVLDVPAAYHCHMMDPILQEIRDTLGTLHKNELDTELFSTVTGREAENRDFSTGEYWARNIREPVAFEQALRSAAKGKKGVVFIEIGPRRALQRNIMETLGNNVAVVASVEPKKDYESVISVVSKLFELGIQVDWTVFYKGYETTPLVFPKYQFDCSNRDVIIGAAQNNKASFHSVLCQTGSESNIFSCNLTSDSTFYLKEHRHNNIPIIPGAFYAELGLASVMATTKPKVPLSSLHLSVTFHSPFILTQNSAEMKVQIEPKGKETGFKVFSSSTVYASGTVVSKGERQIEEQAISISLISKRCTSVVSFQEFYGHLSQGGFQYGDVFQNKANVHYGEDLKEAFAAISVPEELRPHLHDYCIHPVVLDYLMQLLPVTVEHIFTGRPGFPAKIGSLAVFEPLQNEMIIYLRATDVGVDHFEVCGCFADKEGRVLVEVKHVIFQYLGSRCHVVEEYFYHNDFSIIPESSTSSKPPKALVFSDHLGISKALQPHLDQESRFVSFTHAKDILSNGFPSLLSNLSIANIKKNFNEVLFLWGKEDLTSQSPDAVLHNLASCCEIFRQIVQELKRIQFPKAIRAVTYRSSDITVDHISPGFALAGMVRSFAAEIPDLSFQLIDIGSIFTEDIKALSEVLRSHPCEKYPELVIKDGLILKPSIVRTPLEVTDHTESSYTSTTSKPCNFQTADAHTVSQLNAIPRDKETDPINGTSVEIRPSKICVHSSDYFPVSASHLNFGQTLYWNKHSSQKHELIALDFSGTVTAVGKNVRKLKVGDYVASCYPVVAASKVHVPEDVCYSIKRFPHFQETPCVSYFVLAWEMLHRVLPKPKKNLGIICPNPDSALAKVFVLTSHKSGWNVILSTQCNGSFVDLNQLDAFVILPPFDESLIVKICDFPVARYVVVLCESQMQTLLVQDLCQNIKGSVHVQTVQIQTVLQKGYLRAHMSHIYHWLKLLNVSRKFIIENFTFQNVKSKGNDVKPQILSSYVSSKKLAVIALEKDDKTTLTEIHLLPVKKQLFRKRAVYLVTGGLSGLGFETVKFISQRGGEYIVILSRSKPTAEVQQEILNIQQQYGNSITSMVCDISVSERVQKVILEIQQKFKGFPIKGVFHSAVVLHDGLIETLNRALYEKVFKPKVNGVLNLHHATKHCHLDYFVCFSSISAFLGNASQTNYAAANSFLDLFCHFRRKLGLPGQSISWGPLNLGLLLNKEHFHRFLEAKGMMLLDVVEVHKSLEQCLILNRPQQAVCRFHFRIIRYNILSQNKALSLRLSVLVNEAFQNFKEEESKTEQSDSVSPKEYVFSLLSETIGIDQSELSDDSPLTSLGMDSMQAMTLQNMMFQERGVNVPLVKLLDPNATIWTVVTILSEANVNENSPLDEDKNDVDVLTRL, encoded by the exons ATGGAAGAAGCAGAGGATGGAGTTGCTGTGGTGGGAATCGGCTGCAACTTTCCAGGAG GAGAAGGTCTTGATAATTTCTGGAAGGTTCTGGTGGAGGGGAGGAACTGTTCTGTTTCAATCCCCAGAGAGAGGTTCGACGTTGGCAGCTGGTTTGACCCAGATGACACCAAACCGGGGAAAACCCGCACAGCCAGGGCCGCGCTCATTGACGG gTTCAATGAATTTGACCACAAGTTTTTTGGCATCAGTGACAGTGAAGTGGAGCAAATGGATCCTCAGCAGAAACAGCTCCTTCATTGTGTCTACAGAGCTCTGGAAAACGCTGGAGTTCCCATGGAGAGAGCCAGTGGGACCAGGACAGGCGTGTTTATTG GAATAATGAACAGAGACTACGAAATTAATGCTGCACACGTGCACCCAACTGTGATCAACCATTGGACCGGAACCGGACTCGCCATGAGCATCGCAGCCAACAGAGTCTCCTACATCTTTAACTTCACTGGACCGTCACTCTCCATAGACTGCGCCTGCTCTTCCTCACTTGTGGCTCTTCATCTCGCCTGCCAGGCCATTAAACAAG GCGATTGTGAAATGGCTGTTTGTGGAGGCGTTAACTGCATCATTGACCCAAGAGTGTTTGTGGCGCTCAGCAAGGCCAAGATGATTTCACCTGAAGGGACGAGCAAGCCGTTCTCCAGCAGAGCAGACGGTTATGGGAGAGGAGAGGGCTGTGGTGTGGTTCTCCTGAAGCCACTGAAAAAG GCTCTTCAAGACCATGACCACATCTGGGGAATCATCAGTAAAACCGCAGTCAACCAAGATGGACACTCTGTCAGTCCGATTACTAAACCCTCCACGACTCAACAAGAGGAACTGCTGCGCAGAACCTACTCAGACACTGACATTGCAAATGTCCAGTACATCGAGGCCCATGGGACTGGAACCCCAGTGGGAGACCCGACAGAGGCAGGAAGCATCTCCAACGTCATCGCCAAAGCCAGACCTTCCGGGTCAGGGACTCTGTTGATCGGCTCGGTGAAGAGCAACATTGGACACACGGAGTCAGCAGCAGGAGTGGCCGGACTAATTAAAGTTCTTCTGATGATGAAGCATGAAACTATCGTCCCATCTGTTTTCTACTCTGATGAAACTTCCAGTGTTGATACCAAAGCCCTGAATATTAAAATTCCTACGAATATTGAGAAATGGGAATCTACCACAGCGAGGGTTGCAGGGGTGAACAACTTTGGTTTTGGAGGAACGAATGCACATGCCATCGTCAAACAGCACATGCagacaaacttaaaaaaacatagCAGTGAGAAGCAGGTGAAATACTTTGTCCTGTCAGCAAATTCACTGAAATCTCTGACTATGATGATAGAAGACACCATAAAACAGTTGGAGGATAATATCACCATAGAACTTGGTTCTGTTTCGTACACATCAGCCTGCAGGAGAAGTCACCAAAAGCATAAATACAGAAAGGCCATTGCAGTTTCATCTGTAGGCGATCTTAAGGAGAAGCTCATAGCCAGTGTTGGCAAAAACATCAGCATGGCTCTCTCAAATCCAAGATTAGTGTTTGTCTTCTGTGGAAATGGTGTCACTTACCACGGCATGTGCACGCAGCTGTTGAAAAACCAGCCTGTATTCAGagaaaaaatcaaagaaatcaCTCAGATTTTCCAAAGGATGAGCTCTCTAAACATCCTGAACACACTTGAGAGTGAGTTTGAAAGGAGTGACACCAAAAACCCAGATGTTGTCCAGCCTCTCCTCTTTGCCATTCAGGTTGGGATTGCCACCCTTCTCAGGCACTGGGGTGTCAAACCTGATGCTGTGCTCGGACATTCGGTTGGCGAAGTCGCTGCCGCTCACTGCTCCGGCCTCTTGTCTCTCGAAGACGCTGTGAAAGTCATATTCTTCCGCAGCACCCTTCAAAGGAAAGTTGCTGGTGGTAAAATGCTTGTGGTCAGTAACATGGCTGTATCAGATGTGGCTTTGATCCTCCCTAAATATTCTGGAAGACTTGCCATTGCAGCCTTCAACAGCCCACAGTCCTGCACTCTCTCAGGAGAAGCAGATGCAATTGAGAGCTTCCTAGAAGAGCTAAGCAACTCATCCAAATATCAGAATCTCTTCCTCCGTGTGCTCGATGTCCCTGCTGCTTACCACTGCCACATGATGGACCCAATTCTCCAGGAAATTAGGGACACCCTTGGCACCCTGCATAAGAATGAGCTTGACACTGAGTTGTTCTCAACAGTTACAGGAAGGGAAGCTGAGAACAGAGATTTCAGCACGGGTGAATACTGGGCAAGGAACATCCGTGAGCCCGTTGCTTTTGAGCAAGCTTTGAGGTCAGCAGCTAAAGGGAAGAAAGGTGTAGTGTTTATAGAGATAGGGCCAAGAAGAGCACTGCAAAGAAACATTATGGAAACTCTTGGAAACAACGTAGCAGTTGTTGCCTCAGTGGAACCCAAGAAAGATTATGAATCAGTCATCTCCGTTGTTTCCAAGTTGTTCGAACTGGGCATTCAGGTAGATTGGACCGTCTTCTACAAAGGCTATGAGACAACACCACTGGTTTTCCCAAAGTACCAGTTTGACTGCTCCAATAGAGACGTGATCATTGGAGCTGCCCAAAACAATAAAGCAAGTTTTCATTCTGTTCTCTGTCAGACTGGAAgtgaaagcaacattttcagctgtaatTTAACATCTGACTCAACCTTCTACTTGAAAGAGCACAGGCACAATAATATACCCATCATCCCCGGTGCCTTCTATGCGGAGTTGGGTCTAGCATCGGTCATGGCCACCACTAAACCAAAAGTGCCCCTGAGCTCGCTGCACCTCAGCGTCACGTTTCACAGCCCATTTATTTTGACACAGAACTCTGCTGAAATGAAGGTCCAAATAGagccaaaaggaaaagaaactggcttcaaagtgttttcttcttctacagtgTATGCTTCAGGCACGGTGGTTTCAAAGGGAGAGAGGCAGATTGAGGAACAAGCCATTTCGATAAGTTTGATCTCCAAAAGATGCACCTCTGTTGTGAGTTTTCAGGAGTTTTATGGACATCTCTCTCAAGGCGGCTTCCAGTATGGTGATGTCTTCCAGAATAAAGCAAATGTGCACTATGGTGAGGATCTAAAGGAGGCCTTTGCAGCTATTTCAGTTCCAGAAGAGCTCCGACCACATTTGCATGACTATTGCATTCATCCTGTTGTGTTGGATTACTTAATGCAACTTCTCCCTGTCACCGTTGAGCATATATTTACAGGCAGACCGGGGTTTCCTGCCAAAATAGGGAGCCTTGCTGTTTTTGAACCCTTGCAGAATGAGATGATTATCTACCTGAGAGCAACTGATGTGGGTGTAGATCACTTTGAGGTTTGTGGCTGCTTTGCAGATAAGGAAGGCAGAGTATTGGTTGAGGTGAAGCATGTGATATTCCAGTACCTTGGCAGTCGTTGTCATGTGGTTGAAGAGTACTTCTACCATAATGACTTCAGTATCATCCCTGAAAGCTCCACTTCTTCAAAGCCTCCAAAGGCTTTGGTGTTCTCTGATCATTTAGGTATCTCAAAAGCTCTACAACCACATTTAGACCAAGAATCTAGATTTGTTTCCTTCACACATGCAAAGGATATTTTAAGCAATGGATTCCCGTCTCTTCTTTCAAACCTCAGCATTGCGAATATTaagaaaaactttaatgaaGTGTTATTTTTGTGGGGCAAAGAAGATCTTACATCACAATCACCTGATGCTGTCTTGCATAATCTTGCAAGTTGCTGTGAGATTTTCCGGCAAATTGTCCAGGAGCTGAAGAGGATTCAGTTCCCCAAAGCCATCAGAGCAGTGACCTATCGCTCATCTGACATCACCGTGGATCACATAAGTCCAGGTTTTGCTCTGGCTGGAATGGTCAGGTCTTTTGCAGCAGAGATTCCTGATCTTTCGTTTCAACTGATTGACATAGGCTCCATTTTTACTGAGGACATTAAAGCTCTCTCTGAGGTCCTGAGATCACATCCTTGTGAAAAGTACCCAGAATTGGTCATAAAAGATGGGCTGATCTTAAAACCGTCAATCGTCCGAACCCCACTGGAAGTCACTGACCATACAGAAAGTAGTTACACCTCCACAACTTCTAAACCTTGCAACTTTCAGACAGCTGACgcacatacagtgagtcaactgAATGCCATTCCTCGAGACAAGGAAACGGATCCAATCAATGGCACATCAGTTGAAATTCGACCAAGTAAAATATGCGTTCATTCATCTGATTACTTTCCAGTCAGTGCCTCACATCTAAACTTTGGTCAGACACTCTACTGGAACAAGCACTCATCTCAGAAGCATGAGTTAATCGCGCTTGACTTTAGTGGTACTGTCACTGCAGttggaaaaaatgtcagaaaactcAAAGTTGGGGACTACGTTGCCTCTTGTTATCCAGTTGTGGCGGCTAGTAAGGTTCATGTGCCAGAGGACGTATGCTACAGCATCAAGAGGTTCCCACATTTTCAAGAAACACCTTGTGTttcctactttgtgttggcttGGGAGATGCTTCATCGAGTCTTGCCTAAACCCAAAAAGAATTTGGGGATCATTTGCCCCAACCCTGATTCAGCTCTTGCGAAAGTCTTTGTACTTACTTCTCATAAATCTGGTTGGAATGTGATTTTAAGCACACAGTGTAATGGATCTTTTGTAGATCTCAATCAGTTGGATGCATTTGTCATCCTGCCACCATTTGATGAGTCTCTCATTGTGAAAATTTGCGATTTCCCAGTGGCTCGGTATGTCGTAGTACTTTGTGAATCTCAAATGCAAACCCTGCTTGTTCAGGACTTGTGCCAAAACATAAAGGGAAGTGTTCATGTGCAAACAGTTCAGATACAAACTGTTTTGCAGAAGGGTTATCTGAGAGCACACATGTCTCACATTTATCACTGGCTGAAGTTGCTGAACGTCAGCAGAAAGTTTATTATCGAAAACTTCACTTTTCAGAATGTGAAATCTAAAGGTAATGATGTAAAACCACAGATATTATCATCATACGTCAGTTCAAAGAAACTGGCTGTGATTGCTTTGGAAAAAGATGACAAGACCACACTGACTGAGATTCATCTACTGCCAGTGAAAAAGCAGTTGTTCAGAAAGAGAGCGGTGTACCTTGTGACAGGCGGTCTCTCTGGCCTGGGCTTTGAAACAGTAAAGTTTATCTCACAAAGAGGAGGGGAGTACATCGTAATTCTCTCCAGGAGCAAGCCCACAGCAGAGGTGCAGCAAGAAATACTCAATATTCAGCAGCAATATGGAAACAGCATCACCAGCATGGTGTGTGACATTTCCGTCTCTGAGCGTGTGCAGAAGGTCATCCTTGAAATCCAGCAGAAGTTTAAGGGTTTCCCAATCAAAGGGGTGTTTCACAGTGCGGTTGTCCTGCATGACGGTCTGATTGAAACCCTTAACAGAGCCCTTTATGAGAAGGTTTTTAAACCCAAAGTTAATGGGGTGTTAAATTTACACCATGCTACAAAGCACTGCCATCTGGACTACTTTGTGTGtttctcctccatctcagcGTTCCTTGGAAATGCATCCCAAACAAACTACGCAGCAGCCAACTCTTTTCTTGACTTGTTCTGCCACTTCAGGCGCAAACTCGGGCTGCCTGGGCAGTCCATCAGCTGGGGGCCTCTGAACCTCGGTCTGCTCCTAAACAAGGAACACTTCCATCGCTTTCTGGAAGCAAAGGGGATGATGCTGTTGGATGTTGTAGAAGTCCATAAAAGCCTGGAGCAATGCCTCATCCTGAATCGACCCCAGCAGGCTGTCTGCAGGTTTCACTTCAGGATCATCAGATACAACATCCTCTCTCAAAATAAAGCCTTGAGCTTACGTCTTTCTGTATTAGTCAATGAGGCTTTCCAAAACTTCAAAGAGGAAGAATCTAAAACCGAACAAAGTGACTCTGTCTCACCAAAAGAAtatgttttctctctgctcaGCGAGACAATAGGCATTGATCAGAGTGAGCTGAGTGATGACTCCCCTCTGACATCCTTAGGCATGGACTCCATGCAGGCGATGACTTTGCAAAATATGATGTTTCAGGAGAGAGGAGTCAATGTGCCTCTGGTGAAGTTGTTGGATCCCAACGCCACAATATGGACAGTGGTAACCATACTGAGTGAAGCAAATGTCAACGAAAATTCTCCCCTAGATGAAGACAAGAATGACGTTGATGTTTTAACAAgattataa
- the LOC102225111 gene encoding retinol dehydrogenase 12-like: protein MQALRNLFGAPWSSDVRLDGQTAVITGANTGIGKETAIDLAKRGARVILACRDMEKAQTALTEIIKSSGNDNVVCMKLDLSDTKSIREFATNVQQNELKLNLLINNAGVMVCPYGKTADGFEMQIGVNHFGHFLLTYLLMDLIKSSAPARIVNVSSMAHSWGAINLEDINSEKSYNKSKAYAQSKLANVLFTRSLAKRLEGTGVTAYSLHPGVVQTDLWRHLSAPERFFMKIAKPFTKDSAEGAQTTIYCAVEPSLEKESGGYYSGCAAANCSAAGKDDELAQKLWELSCKMLSLSWD from the exons ATGCAAGCTCTAAG AAACCTCTTCGGGGCTCCCTGGTCCTCTGACGTCAGGCTCGATGGCCAAACCGCGGTGATCACAGGCGCAAACACCGGGATAGGCAAGGAGACCGCCATCGATCTGGCAAAGAGAG gaGCCAGAGTGATCTTGGCGTGTCGGGACATGGAGAAAGCCCAGACGGCGTTGACGGAAATCATCAAAAGCTCCGGCAACGACAATGTCGTCTGCATGAAACTGGATTTATCAGACACCAAATCGATCAGAGAGTTTGCAACAAACGTCCAGCAAA ATGAGCTGAAGCTCAACCTCCTCATCAACAATGCGGGTGTGATGGTTTGTCCGTATGGGAAGACAGCCGATGGCTTTGAGATGCAGATTGGAGTCAATCACTTTG gtCACTTCCTGCTGACTTACTTGTTGATGGACCTGATTAAAAGTTCGGCCCCGGCCAGAATCGTAAACGTGTCCTCCATGGCTCATTCCTGGGGCGCCATCAACCTGGAGGACATAAACAGCGAGAAAAGCTACAACAAGAGCAAAGCTTACGCTCAGAGCAAACTCGCTAACGTGCTCTTCACCCGCTCACTGGCCAAAAGACTGGAAG GCACCGGGGTGACCGCATACTCCCTCCACCCTGGCGTCGTTCAGACGGACCTGTGGCGCCACCTGAGCGCCCCCGAGAGGTTCTTCATGAAGATTGCCAAACCTTTCACCAAAGACTCGGCGGAGGGAGCTCAGACCACGATCTACTGCGCCGTGGAGCCATCTTTAGAAAAGGAGAGCGGTGGATATTACAG TGGCTGCGCTGCTGCCAACTGCtctgctgctggaaaagacgacGAGTTGGCACAGAAGCTGTGGGAGTTGAGCTGCAAGATGCTATCCTTGTCTTGGGACTAA